In Streptomyces dangxiongensis, one DNA window encodes the following:
- the thiC gene encoding phosphomethylpyrimidine synthase ThiC: MTNKDARTPASVQDEKSEEAGKSIGWHKAYVEGSRPDLRVPVRQVHLTNGKSVTLYDTSGPYTDPLADTDVRRGLSPLRENWIIARGDTEEYAGRPVRPEDDGLRHTSPRGGLRNLDAVFPGRPRQPRRGRSGRPVTQLAYARRGEITPEMEFVALRENVSPEVVREEIAAGRAVLPVNVNHPEIEPMIIGKRFLVKVNANIGNSAVTSSIEEEVEKMTWATRWGADTVMDLSTGRNIHTTREWVLRNSPVPIGTVPLYQALEKVDGRAEELTWEIYKDTVIEQAEQGVDYMTVHAGVRLPYVPLTANRKTGIVSRGGSIMAAWCLAHHKESFLYENFEELCEILAAYDVTYSLGDGLRPGSIADANDEAQFAELRTLGELNRIARRFHVQTMIEGPGHVPMHKIKENIDLQQEICDEAPFYTLGPLTTDVAPAYDHITSGIGAAMIAWWGTAMLCYVTPKEHLGLPNRDDVKTGVITYKIAAHAADLAKGHPGAQEWDDALSDARFEFRWEDQFNLALDPDTAREFHDETLPAEPAKTAHFCSMCGPKFCSMKISQDIRREHGGDRAEIEQGMAQKSQEFAAAGNRVYLPVAD, from the coding sequence ATGACCAACAAGGACGCACGCACGCCTGCCTCCGTTCAGGACGAGAAGTCCGAGGAGGCCGGGAAGTCCATCGGCTGGCACAAGGCGTACGTCGAGGGTTCGCGCCCCGACCTGCGGGTGCCGGTCCGTCAGGTGCACCTCACCAATGGGAAGTCGGTCACGCTGTACGACACGTCGGGGCCGTACACCGATCCGCTCGCCGACACGGACGTCCGCAGGGGCCTGTCACCGCTGCGCGAGAACTGGATCATCGCCCGTGGTGACACCGAGGAGTACGCGGGCCGTCCCGTCCGCCCCGAGGACGACGGGCTCAGGCACACCTCGCCGCGCGGCGGGCTGCGCAACCTGGACGCGGTCTTCCCGGGACGCCCGCGCCAGCCGCGCCGGGGCCGGAGCGGCCGGCCGGTGACGCAGCTCGCCTACGCCCGACGGGGTGAGATCACGCCGGAGATGGAGTTCGTGGCCCTCCGGGAGAACGTCTCTCCCGAGGTGGTCCGTGAGGAGATCGCGGCGGGCCGGGCCGTGCTGCCGGTCAACGTCAACCACCCGGAGATCGAGCCGATGATCATCGGCAAGCGGTTCCTGGTGAAGGTGAACGCCAACATCGGCAACTCCGCGGTGACGTCCTCCATCGAGGAGGAGGTCGAGAAGATGACCTGGGCGACCCGCTGGGGCGCCGACACGGTCATGGACCTCTCCACCGGCCGCAACATCCACACCACCCGGGAGTGGGTGCTGCGCAACTCCCCCGTCCCCATCGGCACGGTGCCGCTCTACCAGGCACTGGAGAAGGTCGACGGCCGGGCCGAGGAACTGACCTGGGAGATCTACAAGGACACCGTCATCGAGCAGGCCGAGCAGGGTGTGGACTACATGACCGTCCACGCGGGCGTCCGGCTGCCGTACGTCCCGCTCACCGCCAACCGTAAGACGGGCATCGTCTCGCGCGGTGGTTCGATCATGGCCGCGTGGTGCCTGGCGCACCACAAGGAGTCGTTCCTGTACGAGAACTTCGAGGAGCTGTGCGAGATCCTCGCCGCCTACGACGTCACGTACTCGCTGGGCGACGGGCTCAGGCCCGGATCGATCGCGGACGCCAACGACGAGGCGCAGTTCGCGGAACTGCGGACGCTCGGGGAACTCAACCGCATCGCCAGGCGTTTCCATGTACAGACGATGATCGAGGGCCCCGGGCACGTCCCGATGCACAAGATCAAGGAGAACATCGACCTTCAGCAGGAGATCTGCGATGAAGCTCCGTTCTATACGCTCGGCCCGCTGACCACGGACGTCGCGCCGGCGTACGACCACATCACCTCCGGCATCGGTGCCGCGATGATCGCCTGGTGGGGTACGGCGATGCTCTGCTACGTCACGCCCAAGGAGCACTTGGGCCTGCCCAACCGGGACGACGTCAAGACCGGCGTCATCACCTACAAGATCGCCGCGCACGCGGCCGACCTCGCCAAGGGACACCCGGGCGCGCAGGAATGGGACGACGCGCTGTCGGACGCCCGTTTCGAGTTCCGGTGGGAGGACCAGTTCAATCTGGCCCTGGACCCGGACACGGCACGGGAGTTCCACGACGAGACCCTGCCCGCGGAACCCGCCAAGACGGCCCACTTCTGCTCCATGTGCGGGCCGAAGTTCTGCAGCATGAAGATCTCGCAGGACATCCGGCGCGAGCACGGTGGCGACCGGGCCGAGATCGAACAGGGGATGGCCCAGAAGTCCCAGGAATTCGCGGCGGCGGGCAACCGGGTGTACCTGCCGGTCGCGGACTGA
- a CDS encoding metallophosphoesterase — protein MTQGAGQGPEAERTATLRDFRVPAYVHETGPYVHGIHPGDAEPPTGEAYPEDYTPTQRDLPVIGPGDTLQVPVEPAAAAPAPQPVAGPGPLYVVGDVHGYLDELMTALQAQGLVDASGQWCAGTSRLWFLGDFTDRGPDGIGVIDLVMRLSAEAAAAGGYCKALMGNHELLLLGAKRFGDTPVNSGAGTATFQAAWLLNGGQKTDMDRLQDHHLQWMARLDAVEEVDGHLLIHSDTTAYLDYGDSIEAVNDTIREALTRNDADEVWDLFRKFTKRFSFRDEGGADAVRSLLDTYGGTRVVHGHSPIPYLLGEVGSEESEEGGGPAVEGPHVYADGLAIAMDGGVTMAGKLLVQQLPLEG, from the coding sequence ATGACTCAGGGGGCCGGTCAGGGACCCGAGGCGGAGCGGACGGCGACGCTACGCGACTTCCGGGTACCCGCGTACGTCCACGAGACCGGTCCGTACGTCCACGGCATCCACCCGGGCGACGCCGAACCGCCGACCGGCGAGGCGTACCCGGAGGACTACACGCCCACCCAGCGTGACCTGCCCGTCATCGGCCCCGGTGACACGCTCCAGGTCCCCGTCGAGCCGGCCGCCGCCGCTCCGGCACCGCAGCCCGTCGCCGGTCCCGGACCGCTCTACGTCGTCGGTGACGTCCACGGCTACCTCGACGAACTGATGACCGCCCTCCAGGCACAGGGCCTGGTCGACGCCTCGGGCCAGTGGTGCGCCGGCACCTCCCGGCTGTGGTTCCTCGGCGACTTCACCGACCGCGGCCCCGACGGCATCGGCGTCATCGACCTCGTCATGCGGCTGTCCGCCGAGGCCGCCGCGGCCGGCGGCTACTGCAAGGCCCTGATGGGCAACCACGAGCTGTTGCTGCTCGGCGCCAAGCGGTTCGGCGACACCCCCGTCAACTCCGGCGCGGGCACCGCCACCTTCCAGGCGGCCTGGCTGCTCAACGGCGGCCAGAAGACCGACATGGACCGCCTCCAGGACCACCATCTCCAGTGGATGGCCCGCCTCGACGCCGTCGAGGAGGTCGACGGCCATCTGCTCATTCACTCCGACACCACCGCCTACCTCGACTACGGCGACTCGATCGAGGCGGTCAACGACACCATCCGCGAGGCCCTGACCCGCAACGACGCCGACGAGGTCTGGGACCTGTTCCGCAAGTTCACCAAGCGCTTCTCCTTCCGGGACGAGGGCGGCGCCGACGCCGTCCGCTCCCTCCTCGATACGTACGGCGGCACCCGGGTGGTTCACGGGCACAGCCCGATTCCCTACCTCCTCGGCGAGGTCGGCTCCGAGGAGAGCGAGGAGGGCGGCGGCCCGGCCGTCGAGGGACCGCACGTCTACGCCGACGGCCTCGCCATCGCCATGGACGGCGGGGTGACCATGGCCGGGAAGCTGTTGGTCCAGCAACTGCCGCTGGAGGGCTGA
- a CDS encoding LacI family DNA-binding transcriptional regulator has product MTAAGRHQVSRAETSRRGNRPGRAGIRDVAAAAGVSITTVSDALNGKGRLPDATRRHVREVADRLGYRPSAAARTLRTGKSGLIGLTVTTYGDEPFTFTEFAYFAEMARAATSAALARGYALVILPATSRHDVWSNVALDGTIVIDPSDQDPVVSELVRQGLPVVSDGRPAGALPVTAWVDNDHAAAVLDILDHLADSGARRIGLLTGTSTDTYTHLSTSAYLRWCERVGQEPVYEAYPAHDPCAGTVAADRLLARPDRPDAVYGLFDPNGTDLLAAARRYGLRVPEDLLVVCCSESAVYASTEPPVTTLSLKPRRIGTAVVQLLIDAIEGVQGDRPVEQVIPTELIVRTSSQRRPPRTTISPPRTPDDT; this is encoded by the coding sequence ATGACAGCAGCAGGGAGGCACCAGGTGAGCCGCGCGGAAACCTCGCGTCGAGGCAACCGGCCCGGCCGGGCCGGCATCAGAGACGTCGCCGCCGCAGCCGGGGTCTCCATCACGACCGTCTCCGACGCCCTCAACGGCAAGGGCAGACTCCCGGACGCCACCCGCCGCCATGTCCGCGAGGTCGCCGACCGGCTGGGGTACCGGCCCTCGGCCGCCGCCCGCACCCTCCGTACCGGCAAGTCCGGACTGATCGGTCTGACCGTGACGACGTACGGGGATGAACCTTTCACCTTCACGGAGTTCGCCTACTTCGCCGAGATGGCCAGGGCCGCCACCTCGGCCGCGCTCGCCCGCGGCTACGCCCTGGTCATCCTGCCCGCGACCTCCCGTCACGACGTCTGGTCCAACGTCGCCCTCGACGGCACGATCGTCATCGATCCCTCCGACCAGGACCCGGTGGTCAGCGAACTGGTCCGGCAGGGACTGCCCGTCGTCTCCGACGGCCGCCCGGCCGGCGCGCTCCCCGTCACCGCCTGGGTCGACAACGACCACGCCGCCGCCGTGCTCGACATCCTGGACCACCTCGCCGACTCCGGCGCCCGCCGGATCGGCCTGCTCACGGGCACCTCGACGGACACGTACACCCATCTGTCGACCTCCGCCTACCTGCGCTGGTGCGAACGTGTCGGCCAGGAACCGGTCTACGAGGCCTACCCGGCGCACGACCCGTGCGCGGGCACCGTCGCCGCCGACCGGCTGCTCGCCCGCCCCGACCGCCCCGACGCCGTCTACGGCCTGTTCGACCCCAACGGCACCGACCTGCTCGCCGCCGCCCGCCGCTACGGACTCCGCGTCCCCGAGGACCTGCTGGTGGTGTGCTGCAGCGAGTCGGCGGTGTACGCCAGCACCGAGCCGCCCGTCACCACGCTCTCCCTGAAGCCGCGCCGCATCGGCACGGCGGTCGTGCAACTGCTCATCGACGCCATCGAGGGCGTCCAGGGCGACCGGCCGGTCGAGCAGGTGATACCGACCGAGCTGATCGTGCGCACCTCGTCCCAGCGACGCCCGCCGCGCACGACGATCAGCCCACCCCGTACGCCGGACGACACGTAA